Proteins encoded by one window of Martelella endophytica:
- a CDS encoding ABC transporter substrate-binding protein, protein MTKSFLRSAVTALAIMAAAPAVYADDLIIGLRAGPDSIDPHWSTLGSQAEALRHIYDTVVDVDDKLQLKPGLAVSWEPIDDTTWEFKLREGVKFHDGSDFTAEDVKFSIERIPEVTGPMPMTLYTKYVDSVEVVDDYTLRVHTKGMAPALPNDFTRLFVVSDGTSMEARNEEFNSGEAAIGTGPYKFVSWEPKGDLVLERFDDYWGEEPAWEKVIRREIPDDAARVAALRSGDVDMINYVPASDYLAFQNDDSLETFISDSIYILNIAPSVKDEEPQPITVNGEPVDGNPLQDLRVRKALDLAINRDVLVNVVLEGLGNPANQLMPEGFFGYSEELGPREYDIEQAKALLAEAGYPDGFEIDFTCTNNRVPGDAVVCEALAQMWARLGLKVNAQALNGTVFFPAAAREEYTMTMSAWGTLTGEAAYTYGALTHTKDAEKGFGNFNRTGYSNPEFDKVFDEGTQTLDAEARKKLYEEASYIAMEDRALIPTVILQTVWAADKDTVEITPRVDQETRAYEIKPAK, encoded by the coding sequence ATGACGAAATCCTTTCTGCGATCTGCCGTAACGGCCCTTGCCATCATGGCGGCGGCACCTGCTGTCTATGCTGATGACCTGATCATCGGCCTGCGTGCCGGTCCCGATTCCATTGATCCGCACTGGTCTACGCTCGGCAGCCAGGCCGAAGCGCTGCGCCACATCTATGACACGGTCGTTGATGTTGACGACAAGCTGCAGCTGAAACCCGGCCTCGCCGTCAGCTGGGAGCCGATCGACGACACCACCTGGGAATTCAAGCTGCGCGAAGGCGTGAAATTCCATGACGGCTCGGACTTCACCGCCGAAGACGTCAAGTTCTCGATCGAGCGCATTCCGGAAGTCACCGGCCCGATGCCGATGACGCTCTACACGAAATATGTCGACAGCGTCGAAGTGGTCGACGACTACACGCTGCGCGTTCATACAAAGGGCATGGCGCCTGCGCTTCCGAACGACTTCACCCGCCTTTTCGTCGTCTCCGACGGCACCAGCATGGAAGCCCGCAACGAGGAGTTCAACTCCGGCGAAGCGGCCATCGGCACCGGCCCCTACAAGTTCGTCTCCTGGGAGCCCAAGGGCGACCTCGTGCTCGAGCGTTTCGACGATTACTGGGGCGAAGAACCGGCCTGGGAAAAGGTCATTCGCCGCGAAATTCCCGATGACGCCGCCCGTGTCGCGGCCCTGCGTTCCGGCGATGTCGACATGATCAACTACGTTCCGGCGTCCGATTATCTGGCCTTCCAGAACGACGACAGCCTGGAAACCTTCATCTCCGACTCGATCTACATCCTCAACATCGCGCCGAGCGTGAAGGATGAAGAACCGCAGCCGATCACCGTCAACGGCGAGCCGGTCGACGGCAACCCGCTGCAGGACCTGCGCGTGAGAAAGGCGCTCGACCTTGCGATCAACCGCGACGTGCTGGTCAATGTCGTCCTCGAAGGCCTCGGCAACCCGGCCAACCAGCTGATGCCGGAAGGCTTCTTCGGCTATTCGGAAGAACTCGGCCCGCGCGAATACGATATCGAACAGGCCAAGGCGCTCTTGGCAGAGGCCGGCTATCCGGACGGTTTCGAGATCGACTTCACCTGCACCAACAACCGCGTTCCCGGCGATGCCGTGGTCTGCGAAGCACTCGCCCAGATGTGGGCCCGCCTTGGCCTGAAGGTCAACGCACAGGCTCTCAACGGCACGGTCTTCTTCCCCGCCGCAGCGCGCGAGGAATACACGATGACCATGTCGGCATGGGGCACGCTGACGGGCGAAGCCGCCTACACCTATGGTGCGCTGACGCACACCAAGGACGCGGAAAAGGGCTTCGGCAACTTCAACCGCACCGGCTATTCCAACCCGGAATTCGACAAGGTCTTCGACGAAGGCACGCAGACGCTCGATGCCGAGGCACGCAAGAAGCTTTATGAAGAAGCCTCCTACATCGCCATGGAAGACCGCGCGCTGATCCCGACCGTCATCCTGCAGACCGTCTGGGCCGCAGACAAGGACACCGTCGAGATCACGCCGCGCGTCGACCAGGAAACGCGCGCCTACGAAATCAAGCCCGCCAAGTAA
- a CDS encoding ABC transporter ATP-binding protein, which translates to MTKALDVRGLTTRFETRRGDVTAVNNVSFSVGRGRIMGLVGESGSGKSVTGFSILGLVEEPGHITGGEVLVDGQDLRALKPEALRKLRGSKVAMVFQDPMMTLNPVLRIGDQMAMAVRVHEKMSKHDAWERARQALETVGIPAARERLKAYPHQLSGGMRQRVAIATALLHRPAVIIADEPTTALDVSIQSQILAEVRRLADETGTAIVWVTHDLAVISSLADDICVMYAGRIVERGTAEEVIAAPRHPYTVGLIGSVPSLHEPGAHLPQIPGSTPQLANLPSGCPFRPRCPRASDICATEPPLHETGTHSVSCHHPMEAP; encoded by the coding sequence ATGACCAAAGCACTGGACGTCCGGGGCCTCACCACCCGGTTTGAAACCCGCCGCGGCGACGTCACCGCCGTCAACAATGTCAGCTTTTCGGTCGGGCGCGGCCGCATCATGGGTCTTGTCGGCGAGAGCGGCTCGGGCAAGAGCGTCACCGGCTTTTCCATTCTCGGCCTTGTCGAGGAACCCGGCCATATCACCGGCGGCGAAGTTCTGGTCGATGGCCAGGACCTCAGGGCGTTGAAGCCCGAGGCACTGCGCAAGCTGCGCGGTTCCAAGGTCGCGATGGTGTTCCAGGACCCGATGATGACGCTGAACCCGGTCTTGCGGATCGGCGACCAGATGGCGATGGCCGTGCGCGTGCACGAGAAGATGTCGAAGCACGACGCCTGGGAGCGGGCGCGCCAGGCCCTCGAGACTGTCGGCATTCCGGCCGCCCGCGAAAGGCTGAAGGCCTATCCGCACCAGCTTTCCGGCGGCATGCGCCAGCGCGTGGCCATTGCCACCGCATTGCTTCACCGCCCGGCGGTGATCATCGCCGACGAACCGACGACGGCGCTCGACGTCTCGATCCAGAGCCAGATATTGGCCGAGGTGCGCAGGCTTGCCGACGAGACCGGCACGGCGATCGTCTGGGTCACCCACGACCTTGCCGTCATCTCCAGCCTCGCTGACGACATCTGCGTCATGTATGCCGGCAGGATCGTTGAGCGCGGCACGGCCGAGGAGGTGATTGCCGCCCCTCGCCACCCCTATACGGTGGGCCTGATCGGCTCCGTGCCGAGCCTGCATGAGCCGGGCGCGCATCTGCCGCAAATCCCCGGCTCGACGCCACAGCTTGCCAACCTGCCGTCGGGCTGTCCGTTCAGGCCACGCTGTCCGCGTGCCTCAGACATCTGTGCCACCGAGCCGCCCCTGCATGAGACCGGAACGCATTCGGTTTCCTGTCATCATCCGATGGAGGCCCCATGA
- a CDS encoding ABC transporter permease, with amino-acid sequence MADATPAAAPVETRPARFRNFCSDFARSPVAVVSLIMIVGLLFVSFAAPLVSPQDPYDMAKLDWMDAFLKPGTVGSGGYTHLLGTDNVGRDMLSAIFYGLRTSFVIGLSAGALALIVGICVGLSAAYFGGRIEAFLMRIVDLQLSMPAILLALVLVAVLGQGVGQIILALVIAQYAYFARTTHGAATVERGKDYIEAARSTPLPTGRVLFRHLLPNVLPPLIVVATVQVASAIALEATLSFLGVGLPLTEPSLGSLIANGFKYIHTDRYWLSIYPGLFLMVTVVTINLVGDQVRTVLDPRRSR; translated from the coding sequence ATGGCTGACGCAACGCCCGCTGCGGCGCCGGTGGAAACCCGCCCCGCCCGGTTCCGCAATTTCTGTTCCGACTTTGCCCGCTCCCCAGTCGCCGTCGTCTCACTGATCATGATCGTGGGCCTGCTGTTCGTCTCCTTTGCGGCGCCGCTGGTGTCGCCGCAGGACCCCTATGACATGGCCAAGCTCGACTGGATGGATGCGTTCCTGAAGCCCGGAACGGTCGGCTCCGGCGGCTATACCCATCTTCTCGGCACCGACAACGTCGGCCGCGACATGCTTTCGGCGATCTTCTACGGATTGCGCACCAGTTTCGTCATCGGCCTTTCCGCCGGCGCCCTGGCGCTGATCGTCGGCATTTGCGTCGGCCTGTCGGCAGCCTATTTCGGCGGCCGGATCGAGGCCTTCCTGATGCGCATCGTAGACCTGCAATTGTCGATGCCGGCGATCCTGCTGGCGCTGGTGCTGGTCGCCGTTCTAGGACAGGGCGTCGGCCAGATCATTCTGGCGCTGGTGATTGCCCAATATGCCTATTTCGCCCGCACCACCCATGGCGCGGCGACCGTCGAGCGCGGCAAGGACTATATCGAGGCCGCGCGCTCGACGCCGCTTCCGACAGGCCGCGTTCTCTTCCGCCACCTGCTGCCGAATGTGCTGCCGCCGCTGATCGTGGTCGCGACGGTGCAGGTCGCAAGTGCGATCGCGCTGGAGGCGACGCTCTCCTTCCTCGGCGTCGGCCTGCCGCTCACCGAACCCTCGCTCGGCTCGCTGATTGCCAACGGCTTCAAATATATCCACACGGACCGCTACTGGCTGTCGATCTATCCGGGCCTGTTCCTGATGGTGACGGTGGTGACGATCAATCTGGTCGGCGACCAGGTCCGCACCGTTCTCGATCCGAGGCGCAGCCGATGA
- a CDS encoding creatininase family protein has product MKISESNWFEVEEYLKTDDRCVLPLGSTEQHAWLSLSVDSILSEKVAADAAEPLGVPVFPAVAYGLTPYFMAFPGSVTLKLSTYAALISDILDSLYATGFRRILIVNGHGGNTPVQPVTMEWMERHEGARCRFHDWWRAPKTFATVREIDPIASHASWMENFAWTRLPGRKMPAEQKPYVDFDRLRDRNAAGVRALIGDGNYGGLYQRPDEDMDRVWSVAVEETRALIEGDWA; this is encoded by the coding sequence TTGAAAATTTCCGAAAGCAACTGGTTTGAGGTCGAGGAATATCTGAAGACGGATGACCGCTGTGTCCTGCCATTGGGCAGCACCGAGCAGCATGCCTGGCTCAGCCTGTCGGTCGACAGCATCCTGTCCGAAAAGGTCGCGGCCGATGCCGCCGAGCCCCTCGGCGTTCCAGTGTTTCCGGCCGTCGCCTATGGGCTGACGCCCTATTTCATGGCTTTTCCGGGCAGCGTCACGCTGAAGCTCTCGACCTATGCAGCGCTGATATCAGACATTCTCGACAGCCTTTATGCGACCGGCTTCCGCCGTATCCTGATCGTCAACGGCCATGGCGGCAACACGCCGGTGCAGCCGGTGACGATGGAATGGATGGAACGTCACGAAGGCGCGCGCTGCCGCTTCCATGACTGGTGGCGGGCGCCAAAGACGTTTGCCACGGTGCGCGAGATCGATCCCATCGCCAGCCACGCCAGCTGGATGGAGAATTTTGCCTGGACGCGCCTGCCGGGCCGCAAAATGCCGGCCGAGCAGAAGCCCTATGTCGATTTCGACCGCCTGCGCGATCGCAATGCCGCTGGCGTTCGCGCGCTGATCGGCGATGGCAATTATGGCGGTCTCTACCAGCGCCCCGATGAAGACATGGACCGGGTCTGGTCCGTGGCTGTCGAGGAGACCCGCGCCCTGATCGAGGGTGACTGGGCATGA
- a CDS encoding ABC transporter permease — MTNEAEAVKTTQPGAGFSLRQFFGDVFLKLGVLPFFLVAALIIFALASKQFLTVDNIVNVARQSVYLVLVSLGQMIVLVTGGFDLSVGTAIALTSVTSATAMVYFASVFPDAAFLVVTLGILTGFVAALAIGALNGLGVAKFGVSPFIMTLGVQSMGAGVALFITGGVPIGGLPYAFGDFFGFGRIAGVPVPVVVAVLAIIVIWTLMNRTRTGARIYAVGGNVKAAKLSGINTARTLFIAYMLCALLASLSGVLLTARVESGETNLGGTIALESIAACVIAGVSLRGGIGRVESVVLGAFFIVLVQNGMNLMQIGSYMQMILLGGLLVLAVVIDQFRYRMLIGDR; from the coding sequence CAGCCGGGCGCCGGCTTTTCCCTCCGGCAGTTTTTTGGCGATGTCTTCCTGAAGCTCGGCGTGCTGCCCTTCTTTCTGGTCGCGGCGCTGATCATCTTCGCGCTTGCCTCGAAACAATTCCTGACGGTCGACAATATCGTCAATGTGGCCCGCCAGTCGGTCTATCTCGTGCTCGTTTCGCTCGGGCAGATGATCGTGCTGGTCACCGGCGGCTTCGATCTTTCTGTCGGAACCGCGATCGCGCTCACCTCGGTCACATCCGCCACCGCAATGGTCTATTTCGCCAGTGTTTTTCCCGACGCTGCCTTCCTGGTGGTCACGCTCGGCATCCTGACGGGCTTTGTTGCGGCGCTTGCCATCGGCGCGCTCAATGGTCTCGGCGTTGCCAAATTCGGCGTGTCGCCCTTCATCATGACGCTCGGCGTCCAGTCGATGGGAGCAGGCGTTGCGCTGTTCATCACCGGCGGCGTGCCGATTGGCGGGCTGCCCTATGCCTTCGGCGATTTCTTCGGCTTCGGGCGGATTGCCGGGGTGCCGGTTCCGGTCGTCGTTGCCGTGCTTGCCATCATCGTCATCTGGACGCTGATGAACCGTACCCGCACCGGCGCGCGCATCTATGCCGTCGGCGGCAATGTCAAGGCGGCAAAACTCTCCGGCATCAACACCGCCCGCACGCTCTTTATCGCCTATATGCTCTGCGCGCTTCTCGCCTCCCTTTCCGGCGTGCTGCTGACGGCGCGCGTGGAAAGCGGCGAGACCAATCTCGGCGGCACGATCGCGCTGGAATCGATTGCCGCCTGCGTCATCGCCGGCGTGTCGCTGCGCGGCGGCATCGGCCGGGTGGAAAGCGTCGTGCTCGGCGCCTTCTTCATCGTGCTGGTGCAAAACGGCATGAACCTGATGCAGATCGGTTCCTACATGCAGATGATCCTGCTTGGCGGCCTGCTGGTGCTCGCCGTGGTCATCGACCAGTTCCGCTACCGGATGCTGATCGGCGACAGGTAG
- a CDS encoding ABC transporter permease, whose protein sequence is MLGFLVQRLLQAVVVIFAMSIIVFLGVYAIGNPIDVMIDPGATQAIRQKLIEQYGLDQPLWQQYLTFLTNVVHGDLGTSMVYNVSVIKLVFSRLPATVELVFVAVMIATLIGIPAGIYAGYRPNSIPAKAIMALSVLGFSVPTFWIGMLLVMAFAVNLGWLPSGGRGDVGSLFSLQTSLVTLDGWRHVIMPAFNLSLFMMGLLIRLTRAGMVEAMQTDYVKFARAQGLPDRQIVFRHVLRNISIPIVTVFGLELGSTLAFAVVTESVFNWPGVGKLIIDSILQLDRPVMVTYLILVVILFVLINLVVDVIYAQLDPRVRLKGGK, encoded by the coding sequence ATGCTTGGTTTTCTTGTCCAGCGGCTGCTGCAGGCCGTTGTCGTCATCTTTGCAATGTCGATCATCGTCTTTCTTGGCGTCTACGCGATCGGCAATCCGATTGACGTGATGATCGACCCCGGCGCGACCCAGGCGATCCGCCAGAAACTGATCGAGCAATACGGTCTCGACCAGCCGCTGTGGCAGCAATATCTGACCTTCCTGACCAATGTCGTGCATGGCGATCTCGGCACGTCGATGGTCTACAATGTCTCGGTCATCAAGCTCGTCTTTTCCCGGCTTCCGGCGACCGTCGAGTTGGTGTTCGTCGCCGTGATGATCGCGACCCTCATCGGCATCCCGGCCGGCATCTATGCGGGCTACCGCCCGAACAGCATTCCCGCCAAGGCGATCATGGCGCTGTCTGTCCTCGGATTCTCGGTACCCACCTTCTGGATCGGCATGCTGCTGGTCATGGCCTTCGCGGTCAATCTCGGCTGGCTGCCATCCGGCGGGCGCGGCGATGTAGGCTCGCTCTTCAGCCTGCAGACCTCGCTTGTCACGCTCGATGGCTGGCGCCACGTCATCATGCCGGCCTTCAACCTTTCGCTGTTCATGATGGGCCTGCTCATCCGTCTCACCCGCGCCGGCATGGTCGAGGCGATGCAGACGGACTATGTGAAATTCGCCCGCGCCCAGGGCCTGCCCGACCGGCAGATCGTGTTCCGCCATGTGCTGCGCAATATCTCGATCCCGATCGTCACGGTCTTCGGCCTTGAACTGGGTTCGACGCTCGCCTTTGCCGTCGTGACCGAGAGCGTCTTCAACTGGCCGGGCGTCGGCAAGCTGATCATCGACAGCATCCTCCAGCTCGACCGCCCCGTCATGGTCACCTACCTCATTCTCGTGGTCATTCTCTTCGTGCTCATCAATCTTGTCGTCGACGTCATCTACGCCCAGCTCGATCCGCGCGTGCGGCTGAAGGGAGGCAAGTGA
- a CDS encoding ketopantoate reductase family protein codes for MSNSPILIWGAGAIGGVLGAYFARAGHDVHMVDIVPEHVEAIRTTGLKIEGPVEEFTQVLPASTPDELEGQFDRVFLAVKAHHTQQALDMLIPHLAEGGYVVSAQNGLNEKVIAEKIGAENTVGCFVNYGADWLEPGRILYGNRAAVAVGELDGRMTPRVGEVHRLLSLVEPDAVATDNIWGYLWGKMGYGSLLFCTALTPDSMSDAMARPKHRVVYEKLGHEVMKLAEAEGASPLGFNGFDPAAFLAADPEGMQAALDKMVAHNRKTAKTHSGIWRDLAVRKRKTEVDAQIGTMIPLAASHGLAVPALAKMVDLIHDIEDGKREQSAALVDEMVPLCS; via the coding sequence ATGAGCAATTCGCCAATCCTGATCTGGGGCGCCGGCGCGATCGGCGGCGTTCTCGGTGCCTATTTCGCCCGCGCCGGCCATGATGTGCACATGGTCGATATCGTGCCTGAACATGTCGAGGCGATACGCACCACCGGCCTGAAGATCGAAGGCCCGGTGGAGGAATTCACGCAGGTCCTGCCGGCGAGCACGCCGGATGAACTTGAAGGGCAGTTCGATCGCGTGTTTCTGGCGGTCAAGGCGCATCATACGCAACAAGCGCTCGACATGCTCATCCCGCATCTGGCGGAAGGCGGCTATGTCGTTTCCGCCCAGAATGGTCTCAATGAAAAGGTGATCGCCGAAAAGATCGGCGCCGAAAACACCGTCGGTTGCTTCGTCAATTATGGCGCAGACTGGCTGGAGCCGGGCCGCATTCTTTATGGCAACCGCGCTGCCGTTGCCGTCGGCGAACTTGATGGCCGGATGACGCCGCGCGTTGGCGAGGTGCACAGGCTCCTGTCGCTGGTCGAGCCGGATGCCGTGGCGACCGACAATATCTGGGGCTATCTCTGGGGCAAGATGGGCTATGGCTCACTGCTGTTCTGTACGGCACTGACGCCGGATTCCATGTCGGATGCGATGGCGCGGCCGAAACATCGCGTCGTCTACGAGAAGCTCGGTCATGAGGTGATGAAACTGGCCGAGGCCGAGGGCGCAAGCCCGCTCGGCTTCAACGGTTTTGATCCGGCGGCCTTTCTGGCGGCTGATCCCGAAGGTATGCAGGCGGCGCTCGACAAGATGGTGGCTCATAACCGCAAGACGGCCAAGACCCATTCCGGCATCTGGCGCGACCTTGCCGTGCGCAAGCGCAAGACGGAAGTGGATGCGCAGATCGGCACGATGATCCCGCTTGCCGCCTCGCATGGTCTTGCCGTTCCCGCCCTCGCGAAGATGGTCGACCTCATTCATGACATCGAGGACGGCAAGCGCGAGCAATCGGCGGCCCTTGTTGATGAGATGGTGCCGCTGTGCAGCTAG
- a CDS encoding carboxypeptidase M32, translating into MNAFTTRIAEINDILSAVNLLQWDARVMMPAGGAATRGQQIATLKAKARAMLLDTATEDAAEALLAKPADERERRAAEAVLAARKWHLSVPPELLRRQDEISIIAGRAWQTARAKGDFALFRPHLAEIVSLARQMADAIGYDAHPYDPMVQIYEPGETAASLKALFDDLREGIKPILAAALERAKPRTDFLYRDYPVEQQKALCAELAEVLGLDFTRSRLDTAVHPFEISFTRQDVRITSRWNPNYLPMSIFGTMHETGHALYEQGVDPALTRTAHTTDLIGLYAVGGSSFGMHESQSRLFENHIGRSADFWALHFGRLKAHFPDQLADVSEEEFVKAVNRTEPGLIRVEADELTYDLHIMLRVRIEMALMDGSLAVDDVPAAWNAAMRDDLGIDVPHDGLGCLQDVHWSSGYIGSFPTYTIGNVTAAQIMARLDETDPQLRDAARAGDLAPLRQKLGEIVWSHGRSKGRQAVLSAIGAEAGDCNAYLTYLQRKFA; encoded by the coding sequence ATGAACGCGTTCACGACCCGCATCGCGGAAATCAACGACATTCTTTCCGCCGTCAACCTGCTGCAATGGGATGCGCGGGTCATGATGCCGGCAGGCGGAGCGGCCACCCGCGGCCAGCAGATCGCCACGCTGAAGGCCAAGGCCCGCGCGATGCTGCTCGATACCGCCACGGAAGATGCCGCCGAAGCCTTACTGGCAAAGCCTGCCGATGAACGCGAGCGCCGCGCCGCCGAGGCTGTGCTTGCCGCTCGCAAGTGGCATCTGAGCGTGCCGCCCGAACTGCTGCGTCGCCAGGACGAAATCTCGATTATTGCCGGCCGCGCCTGGCAAACGGCCCGCGCGAAAGGCGACTTTGCCCTGTTCCGCCCGCATCTTGCCGAGATCGTTTCGCTGGCGCGGCAGATGGCCGACGCAATCGGCTATGACGCCCACCCCTATGATCCCATGGTGCAGATCTACGAGCCCGGCGAGACCGCCGCCTCGCTGAAGGCTCTGTTCGACGACCTGCGCGAGGGCATCAAGCCGATCCTGGCGGCAGCGCTTGAGCGAGCGAAACCGCGCACGGATTTCCTCTACCGCGACTATCCCGTCGAGCAGCAGAAGGCCCTCTGTGCGGAGCTTGCCGAAGTTCTCGGCCTCGATTTTACCCGCAGCCGGCTCGACACAGCCGTCCACCCCTTCGAGATCTCGTTTACCCGCCAGGATGTGCGCATCACCTCGCGCTGGAACCCGAACTATCTGCCGATGTCGATCTTCGGCACCATGCACGAGACCGGCCACGCGCTTTACGAACAGGGCGTCGATCCGGCACTGACCCGCACGGCGCACACGACCGACCTGATCGGTCTTTATGCCGTCGGCGGCAGCAGTTTCGGCATGCATGAGAGCCAGTCGCGGCTCTTCGAAAACCATATCGGCCGCTCCGCTGATTTCTGGGCGCTGCATTTCGGACGGCTCAAGGCGCATTTCCCGGACCAGCTTGCCGATGTCAGCGAGGAAGAGTTCGTCAAGGCCGTCAACCGCACCGAGCCGGGCCTCATCCGCGTAGAAGCGGACGAACTGACCTATGACCTGCACATCATGCTCAGGGTGCGCATTGAAATGGCGCTGATGGATGGTTCGCTTGCCGTTGATGACGTGCCGGCGGCCTGGAACGCCGCCATGCGCGACGACCTCGGCATCGATGTGCCGCATGACGGGCTCGGCTGCCTTCAGGACGTCCACTGGTCAAGCGGCTATATCGGCTCTTTCCCGACCTACACGATCGGCAATGTCACCGCCGCCCAGATCATGGCGCGGCTCGATGAAACCGATCCGCAACTACGCGATGCCGCCAGGGCCGGTGACCTTGCGCCGCTGCGGCAAAAGCTCGGCGAGATCGTCTGGAGCCACGGCCGCTCGAAGGGTCGTCAGGCAGTGCTTTCCGCCATCGGCGCGGAAGCGGGCGATTGCAACGCTTATCTGACCTATCTGCAGAGGAAATTCGCATAG
- a CDS encoding GntR family transcriptional regulator: MTDTQAQFDQAMDRIIEAIDRSSTVPVSVQLRGALEFGIASGDLPSGARLPSVRALATRLGISPVTVSTVYAALQDVGNIEGRVGSGTFVKSISLSANAGRLRELDAKIVELVELARECGVNPTELATRVSMMSRQTHVNMRLLILGNFVEATEAYARALRPHLAAGDLLSIGTMDDLASIDPQQVDLVISPRSLLEPAKAHFTDTPITGVTLIPDEATRVALASLATDARVVGYSYFDTFVTIMKAGIRRFGPHITELQIVVRGEAGVEAAIAAADVLVYATGADYLIETLRPDQHAFEYRHTPDIHAVRKELLPTIEAYRTKILKKRRGNVENFRKQLV; the protein is encoded by the coding sequence ATGACAGATACGCAGGCGCAATTCGATCAGGCCATGGATCGCATCATCGAGGCCATCGACCGTTCATCCACGGTCCCGGTTTCCGTGCAGTTGCGCGGCGCGCTGGAGTTCGGCATCGCCTCCGGCGATCTGCCCTCCGGCGCCCGGCTGCCATCGGTGCGCGCGCTTGCCACCCGGCTTGGCATATCGCCGGTGACCGTCAGCACAGTCTATGCGGCCCTGCAGGACGTCGGCAATATCGAAGGCCGGGTGGGCTCGGGCACGTTCGTGAAGAGCATATCGCTTTCCGCCAATGCCGGCCGGCTGCGCGAACTTGATGCGAAGATTGTCGAACTGGTTGAACTGGCCCGTGAATGCGGGGTCAATCCGACCGAGCTTGCCACGCGGGTCTCGATGATGTCGCGTCAGACGCACGTCAACATGCGGCTTCTCATTCTCGGCAATTTCGTCGAGGCGACGGAAGCCTACGCAAGGGCGCTGCGTCCGCATCTGGCTGCAGGCGATCTCCTGTCGATCGGCACCATGGATGATCTCGCCAGCATCGACCCGCAACAGGTCGATCTCGTCATCTCGCCGCGCAGCCTTCTGGAGCCGGCAAAGGCACATTTCACCGATACGCCGATTACCGGCGTCACCCTCATTCCCGATGAGGCAACGCGGGTCGCGCTTGCCTCGCTTGCGACCGATGCGCGCGTCGTCGGCTACTCCTATTTCGATACATTCGTCACCATCATGAAGGCTGGCATCCGCCGCTTCGGGCCGCACATCACCGAATTGCAGATCGTGGTACGCGGCGAGGCAGGTGTGGAAGCCGCCATCGCCGCTGCCGACGTGCTGGTTTATGCCACCGGTGCCGACTATCTCATCGAAACGCTCCGACCCGACCAGCATGCATTCGAATACCGTCACACACCCGATATCCACGCCGTGCGGAAGGAACTGCTTCCCACGATCGAGGCCTACAGAACAAAAATCCTGAAAAAACGGAGGGGCAACGTTGAAAATTTCCGAAAGCAACTGGTTTGA
- a CDS encoding ABC transporter ATP-binding protein, whose translation MSKPLLTIDGVHKRFTRKPGLVIQGINRLAGKPSGETVHALSDISLEVAEGEVLGLVGESGCGKSTLGRIISGIYTPSEGHVFLNGAPVARKHGNNVDKLTTKVQMIHQDPFASLNPRMKVGETIAEGPRIHHIVKANEVRARVRSLLEQVGLEAAYADRLPHQFSGGQRQRVAIARALAMEPELLVLDEAVASLDVSIQAQVLNLFMDLRRELDLTAVFISHDLSVVRHVCDRVAIMYLGRIVELATAEELYATPRHPYTRALFASIPKLGAGRGSFQPIEGEIPSPINPPKGCAFHPRCPMAGPRCKIELPRLKPATSGTASVACHLNDGGTGATAKPEAA comes from the coding sequence ATGAGCAAGCCGCTTCTGACAATCGACGGCGTTCACAAGCGCTTCACCCGCAAGCCCGGCCTTGTCATCCAGGGTATCAACAGGCTCGCCGGCAAGCCCTCGGGCGAAACCGTTCATGCGCTTTCCGATATCTCGCTGGAGGTCGCCGAGGGCGAGGTGCTCGGCCTCGTCGGCGAATCGGGCTGCGGCAAGTCCACGCTCGGCCGCATCATCTCGGGCATCTACACGCCAAGTGAGGGCCATGTGTTTCTGAACGGCGCGCCCGTTGCCCGCAAGCATGGCAATAACGTCGACAAGCTCACCACCAAGGTGCAGATGATCCATCAGGATCCGTTCGCAAGCCTCAATCCGCGCATGAAGGTGGGCGAGACGATCGCCGAGGGCCCGCGCATCCACCATATCGTCAAGGCCAATGAAGTCCGCGCCCGTGTGCGCAGTCTGCTTGAGCAGGTGGGCCTTGAGGCCGCCTATGCCGACCGCCTGCCGCACCAGTTTTCCGGTGGTCAGCGCCAGCGCGTTGCCATTGCCCGCGCGCTCGCCATGGAGCCGGAACTGCTTGTGCTGGACGAAGCGGTCGCCTCGCTCGACGTGTCGATCCAGGCGCAGGTGCTGAACCTGTTCATGGATTTGCGCCGCGAACTCGATCTCACCGCCGTCTTCATCAGCCACGACCTTTCGGTCGTCCGCCATGTGTGCGACCGTGTGGCGATCATGTATCTCGGACGCATCGTCGAACTGGCCACAGCGGAAGAGCTTTATGCGACCCCGCGCCACCCCTACACCAGGGCGCTTTTCGCCTCGATCCCGAAACTTGGCGCCGGGCGCGGCTCGTTCCAGCCGATCGAGGGCGAAATCCCCTCGCCGATCAATCCGCCGAAAGGCTGCGCCTTCCATCCGCGCTGTCCGATGGCAGGCCCGAGGTGCAAAATCGAACTGCCGCGCCTCAAGCCGGCGACAAGCGGAACGGCATCGGTTGCCTGCCACCTCAATGACGGCGGCACCGGCGCCACAGCAAAGCCGGAGGCCGCATGA